The genomic stretch TTACCGGCGAGAAAGCTCCACTTGAGTCCGGTGGGGAATCCGGCGCCGCCGCGGCCGCGCAGCTTCGAGGTCTTGACCTCCTCCACGATCGCCGCGGGTTCCATTTTCAGCGCCTTAGAAAGGGCGGCGTAGCCCCCATGCTCCCGGTATTCCTCCAGGGAGGTGGGGACGATCCGTCCGGCCAGCCGGGTGACGCGGAACTCCTGTCGTTTGTGGCGGGGGGTGTCCTCGTTCAGACGCGAGAAATCCTCCAGGTTGAGTATCTTTTCAAGAAAGCCCTCCTCGGGCTTCACGTTGGCGTAGCGGACAACGCCGGAATCGGTCTCCACCTCCACCAGGGGCTCGGCGTAGCAGTGCCCGATACAGCCCACCTCGACCACGGGGATGTCCCCGATCCTCTCCCTGAAGAAGGCCAGGACCTCCCGGGCTCCGGAGGCGACGCCGCAACTGGCGGTGCCGACCTTGATCCGCTTAATCATCGGTCGTCTCTTCTTTCCTGTAACGCTTGAGGATCCGGATCGCGCTCTTGCGGTCGAGGTTGCCGTAGGCGGTGCCGTTAATGCTCATCACCGGGGCGAGGCTGCAACAACCAAGACAGGCCACGGTCTCCAGGGAGAAGAGGCCCTCGGCATCGGTCTCGCCCGAGGCGATCCCCAGTTCTTCGGTTACCCAGCCCAGCACCAGGGTGGCGCCCTTGATATGGCAGGCCGTTCCATCGCAGAGGTAGACGACGTACGCTCCGGGCTTGACCCGTTTGAACTGGGCGTAGAAGCTGACGATCCCCTCCACCTCGATGGGCGGGACGAAGAAGTAGACCGCGATGCGGCGGATCGCCTCGTCGGAGATGAAGCCGCTCGTCCCCTGCTCGAGCTGGAGGGCCTGGATCAGGTAGCTCCGGTCGGAGTCCAGTGATTCCAGAGTCGCGTGTTCAAGCATCGTCACTCCATCAGGTTCCCGACGCCGCACGAAGGATTGAAAAAAACGGACTCGCCGCTATCAATGGTCATGCACAAGTCTGTGTCCACTCGACCGGACGGGGTGTAGGCGAGGGGGTTTGCCGGGAGCATAGCTCGCTTCGCTTCGTTTCGCCAGAGGCGTAGCTCGGTTTGCCAGGGGCATAGCTCGCTTCGCTTCGTTTCGCCGGAGGCGTAGCTCGGTTCGCCGGAGGCGTAGCTCGGTTCGCTCGGTTAAACCCCTTGCCTTTATTCGAACACCGAGGGGTGCCAGTTCTCCGCGTCGAGCCCCAGCTCCAGCACCCGCTCCATCACGATGCCCCCCTCGTTGCGGAAATACTCCCGCATCCCCTCGAACCTTTTATCGGTGAAGATGGGGAGCCGGCAGTGGGGGGTGACGTCGAAGGTCTCTTCGATGAGGTGGAAGTTGAGCTGGCGACCGAGGTTCAGCGCCGGGTTATTGGTGGCGGAGACCTTGGCCCGCAGCTCTTTGTAGCCCAGGATGCCGAAGGCGAACTCGATGAAGGAGATGACGAGCTGGCGGCCGATGCCTCGCCCGATCCGGTCCGGTGCCAGCTCCAGTCCGAAGCGGCAGCCCCCGTCCGACTCCTCGGTCCACACGAGGAGGCCCAGGGCCAGCCCGTTTTCGGCGTTGCAGACCACGGTGACGCTGCTCCACATGAGCTTGAGCTCATCGAGGTTCTGCTGGGCGTTCTCGGGGGAGCCCCAGTGGTGCCCGTCGGAACCGAGGTATACCGTGTCGGGCCAGGAGGAGAGCTTGAGGTCGTCTCCCAGTTCGAGCTCCCGGACGAAGATACCCGGGGCGGCGAAGAGGGCGCCGTTCATATCGTTCCTTTCGAGCCGGACGGCGTCAGCCGCCGCGGCTTCAACGGTGACCGAAAATGATGTCCAACTCGCGGGCCGCGACTTCCTCGCCGTCGCTGCCGTGGACGGTGTTGCTCTCCACGGTTTCGCCGTAGAGGGCGCGCAGGGTGCCGGGGGCGGCCTCGGCGGGGT from bacterium encodes the following:
- a CDS encoding GNAT family N-acetyltransferase — its product is MNGALFAAPGIFVRELELGDDLKLSSWPDTVYLGSDGHHWGSPENAQQNLDELKLMWSSVTVVCNAENGLALGLLVWTEESDGGCRFGLELAPDRIGRGIGRQLVISFIEFAFGILGYKELRAKVSATNNPALNLGRQLNFHLIEETFDVTPHCRLPIFTDKRFEGMREYFRNEGGIVMERVLELGLDAENWHPSVFE
- a CDS encoding NAD(P)H-dependent oxidoreductase subunit E, producing MLEHATLESLDSDRSYLIQALQLEQGTSGFISDEAIRRIAVYFFVPPIEVEGIVSFYAQFKRVKPGAYVVYLCDGTACHIKGATLVLGWVTEELGIASGETDAEGLFSLETVACLGCCSLAPVMSINGTAYGNLDRKSAIRILKRYRKEETTDD